ctttgaatcTAACTCTGTGTAGTTGCAAGACTCACCCCCCTTTCTGCAAAATTTGGGCCCCAGTGAAATGTTTATTTGGATGACAGTCTTGCAGCATCTCCTTACCTACAACCCAGAAAAGAGGATCAGGGAGCCCCCAGGCGGAGCCATCCGACCAGTAGCATCCTTCCCCCTCCAGCCCTATCCACGCAGCCTAACCTCCTTCCCGCTCCCCTCCCCgagaggaaaacaaaacagagcttctgcctcttcgagattttttttcctgaggaaacAGTCGAACAAAACATCGTTTATTGATTACAAAAAGGGGATGGGAAACGCCCGCCGCAGGGACCTGCCCAAACCCGTGGGTTGCGGCGGCAAACCGAGTCCGAGGTCCCCGGAGAGCACCAGAAAGCCAGCGTCCgacccgggggtgggtgggagagagacgAGGGGAGGCAGCCCTGAACCGTCGGCAACTCGGTCCAAAGAAGAGTCAAGTGCTGGGGCGAAGAAGGCGCGCGGCCAGGGACGCCCAGTCCAGAGTCTGGCAGCAGGCAGAGGGCAGCCATCCGAGGGCCGCTCCCGGGCTTCCTTCCCGGGGGTTGCTGGGGCGCGGGAGTCGGTTCTTCCGAAGCGCCCTCCCGGCGACCGGCTCTGCTACACTTTGGTGCCCAAGGAAGGCAGCTCGGACTTCTGGGTCTGCCCGCTGAGGGTGGAGGAGACGGAGCCGGCCTGGCCGCGCAGGGCAGCGCGCAGGCCGAGCAGCTGGAGGCACTGGGCGCGGAAGCGGCCGTCGAAGAAGGCGTAGAGGAAGGGGTTGAGGCAGCTGTTGACGTAGGCCAGGCAGGTGGCGTAGGGGTGCAGGCGCGGGATGAGCTCCTGCCAGGCGCAGGGCAGGCGCACGAGGCCCACCCAGTTGAGCACGTAGAGGCTCTTGAGCAGGTGGAAGGGCAGCCAGCAGGCGCCGAAGACGGCCACCAGCGCCACGATGATGCGCAGCAGGCGCCGCCGCTGCTTGCCCTCCTCCTTGCGCACGTGTTGCCGGAAGTGGCGGCGGACGGTGGCCCCGATGCAGCAGTAGCAGAGCGTCatgagcagcagcggcagcgcgAAGCCCAGCGCGGTGGTGGCCAGGCTCAGCGCCGCCAGCCAGCGGTCCTCCTCGGCCGGGGTGGAGGCCACGCTGCTGAAGTCCATGTCGCACTCGAGGGCCGCGCTGGCGCTGGCGTTGCCGTCGTGGCTGGCGCCGGGCCGCGTGTCGCGCAGCAGCAGGGCCGGCAGGGCCAGCAGGCCGGCCAGCAGCCAGACGGCGCCCAGCGAGAGCAGCGTGGAGGCGCGCGGccgcgaggaggaggaggaggccggccggccggcggAGCGCGGCAGCGCGTGCACGATGGCCAGGTAGCGCTCGAAGCTCAGGCAGCCCAGGCAGAAGGCCGAGGCGAACATGTTGAGCAGCACCAGGTAGCTGCTGAGCTTGCACAGCGCCGAGCCGAAGGGCCAGTGGAAGCGCAGCGCCGTGTAAGCCGCCCACAGCGGCAGCGTCACCACGAAGGCCAGGTCGGCCAGCGCCAGGTTTCCGATGTACGTGTCCGCCGAGCGCCGCTTGGCCCGCGGGCCGCGCCACACCGTGAAGATGACCAGGCCGTTGCCCGACAGGCCCAGCACGAAGACCAGCATGTAGAGCACGGGCAGCAGGGAGAAGGACACCTCCCAGTCCGTCTCGGCCTCTTCCCACGGGCACTCCGGGGCCCCGACGCTCCAGTTGCCCAGGGGCGCCCCGTCGTAGTCCTCGTCGAAGGTCTCGTAGTGTGGCTGCGGCTCCATGCTGAGCTCGCCCCAACGCCCGACGGCTGGCAGGCAGAGGCGAGCTTCTGCTACAGCCCCCGGCCTGGGAGGGCTCTTAAAGAATGGGGTCGGGAGACACCCCCTTCGCCTCGCGGGCGGGGCGAGCCCCATACTGGGCCGCTCATCCTGGCGGGTGGGGGGAGCGTCTCTGGCGAGGACC
The nucleotide sequence above comes from Sphaerodactylus townsendi isolate TG3544 linkage group LG13, MPM_Stown_v2.3, whole genome shotgun sequence. Encoded proteins:
- the LOC125442376 gene encoding apelin receptor-like, with the translated sequence MGLAPPARRRGCLPTPFFKSPPRPGAVAEARLCLPAVGRWGELSMEPQPHYETFDEDYDGAPLGNWSVGAPECPWEEAETDWEVSFSLLPVLYMLVFVLGLSGNGLVIFTVWRGPRAKRRSADTYIGNLALADLAFVVTLPLWAAYTALRFHWPFGSALCKLSSYLVLLNMFASAFCLGCLSFERYLAIVHALPRSAGRPASSSSSRPRASTLLSLGAVWLLAGLLALPALLLRDTRPGASHDGNASASAALECDMDFSSVASTPAEEDRWLAALSLATTALGFALPLLLMTLCYCCIGATVRRHFRQHVRKEEGKQRRRLLRIIVALVAVFGACWLPFHLLKSLYVLNWVGLVRLPCAWQELIPRLHPYATCLAYVNSCLNPFLYAFFDGRFRAQCLQLLGLRAALRGQAGSVSSTLSGQTQKSELPSLGTKV